The Mycobacterium paragordonae genome includes a region encoding these proteins:
- a CDS encoding alpha/beta hydrolase, with product MKRLAAVAAVVPAALAVRRYRAARDAMADVAPDLRSPLLPFMPSTRRAGLLPLFRLSSRIRTPSGPGVMVAERRVGELAVPVMVTTPTEVQPPRPAVLWIHGGGYIVGSSRLEAFGTARLARDLGVVTVSPDYRLAPEHPFPAALDDCMAVLRWMRDNADELGIDPARIAVMGASAGGGLAAAVAQRSHDEGIGLRAQVLVYPMLDDRTALRTDHEGRGRFLWTPASNRFGWTCYLGREPRMSDAPQYAAPARRTDLAGLPPTWVGVGDLDLFYREDVDYAERLRAGGVPCTLVTIPGMYHGADAFASKSLSLRGFHSGAQDHLRTYL from the coding sequence GTGAAGCGCCTCGCCGCCGTCGCCGCTGTGGTGCCGGCCGCGTTGGCGGTGCGGCGGTACAGGGCTGCGCGGGACGCAATGGCGGATGTGGCGCCCGATCTCCGCAGCCCGCTGTTGCCGTTCATGCCGTCCACCCGCCGCGCGGGGCTGCTCCCGCTGTTCCGGCTGAGTTCGCGGATTCGCACGCCCTCGGGTCCCGGGGTGATGGTGGCGGAGCGTCGCGTCGGTGAGCTCGCCGTTCCGGTGATGGTGACCACGCCGACCGAGGTACAGCCCCCACGGCCCGCCGTGCTGTGGATCCACGGCGGCGGTTACATCGTCGGCTCATCACGGCTCGAGGCATTCGGAACGGCCCGCCTCGCCAGGGATCTCGGCGTCGTCACGGTCTCACCGGACTACCGCCTGGCCCCCGAGCATCCCTTCCCCGCCGCGCTCGACGATTGCATGGCCGTGTTGCGCTGGATGCGTGACAACGCCGATGAGCTCGGCATCGATCCGGCCCGCATCGCGGTGATGGGAGCCAGCGCCGGCGGCGGGCTGGCGGCCGCCGTCGCGCAGCGCAGCCACGACGAGGGCATCGGGTTGCGCGCGCAGGTGCTGGTGTACCCGATGCTCGACGACCGCACCGCCCTGCGCACCGATCATGAGGGACGGGGCAGGTTCCTGTGGACGCCGGCGTCGAACCGGTTCGGTTGGACCTGCTACCTGGGCCGGGAGCCGCGAATGTCGGATGCCCCGCAGTACGCGGCGCCGGCCCGGCGAACAGACCTGGCCGGGTTGCCCCCCACGTGGGTGGGAGTCGGTGACCTCGACTTGTTCTACCGCGAGGACGTCGACTACGCCGAAAGACTGCGGGCCGGCGGTGTTCCGTGCACTCTGGTCACCATCCCGGGGATGTACCACGGAGCTGATGCGTTCGCTTCGAAATCATTGTCGCTCAGGGGTTTCCATTCCGGAGCCCAGGACCACCTACGCACTTACCTGTAG
- a CDS encoding WhiB family transcriptional regulator, whose product MPQPEQLPGPNADIWNWQLQGLCRGVDSSMFFHPDGERGRARMQREQRAKEMCRRCPVIDECRTHALDVGEPYGVWGGLSESERDMLLKGSIGRNRGIRRSA is encoded by the coding sequence ATGCCACAGCCGGAACAGCTTCCTGGGCCCAACGCCGACATCTGGAACTGGCAGTTGCAAGGGTTGTGCCGCGGTGTCGACTCGTCGATGTTCTTCCATCCCGACGGTGAGCGTGGTCGCGCGCGGATGCAGCGTGAGCAGCGGGCCAAGGAGATGTGCCGGCGTTGCCCGGTGATCGACGAATGCCGGACTCACGCGCTGGACGTCGGGGAGCCGTACGGGGTGTGGGGCGGCCTGTCAGAGTCCGAGCGCGACATGCTGCTCAAGGGTTCCATCGGGCGCAACCGCGGGATCCGCCGCTCGGCCTGA
- the sigD gene encoding ECF RNA polymerase sigma factor SigD — protein MTMQGERLDAVVVEAAAGDRNALREVLETIRPIVVRYCRARVGTVERGGLSADDVAQEVCLATITALPRYRDRGRPFLAFLYGIAAHKVADAHRAAGRDLAYPAEEVPERRSADAGPEQRAIEADSVTRMNELLEILPAKQREILILRVVVGLSAEETAAAVGSTTGAVRVAQHRALQRLRDEIVAAGEYA, from the coding sequence ATGACAATGCAGGGAGAACGTCTCGACGCAGTGGTCGTGGAGGCCGCCGCGGGGGACCGGAATGCGCTTCGGGAGGTGCTGGAGACCATCCGTCCGATCGTCGTCCGGTACTGCCGAGCGCGGGTCGGCACCGTCGAACGGGGCGGACTGTCTGCAGACGACGTGGCTCAGGAGGTGTGCTTGGCGACAATAACGGCGTTGCCGCGCTACCGGGACCGGGGGCGCCCCTTCCTGGCCTTCCTGTACGGCATCGCGGCGCACAAAGTCGCCGATGCCCATCGTGCCGCCGGTCGCGACCTGGCTTACCCCGCCGAAGAGGTGCCGGAGCGCCGGTCAGCGGATGCCGGTCCGGAGCAGCGGGCCATCGAGGCCGACTCGGTGACCCGGATGAACGAATTGCTGGAGATCTTGCCGGCCAAACAACGCGAGATCCTCATCCTGCGCGTGGTGGTGGGTTTGAGCGCAGAGGAGACCGCTGCCGCTGTCGGCAGCACGACGGGTGCGGTTCGGGTGGCCCAGCACCGCGCGCTTCAACGGTTGAGGGACGAGATCGTCGCGGCAGGTGAATATGCGTAG
- a CDS encoding anti-sigma-D factor RsdA has protein sequence MRSSDFGNDQPALDEVAGTDLLLDALAARTEVAFGDPAGFEDEALTALLGEWRDDLRWPPASALVSQDEAEDALRAGMMDGNRGRRGLAAVGSVAATLLLLSGFGAVVGDARPGDLLYGLHAMMFNEPRVSDDQIMLSAKADLAKVEQMIAQGQWDQAQTQLAEVSSTLQAVNDGGRRQGLLDEVNQLNTKVEKRDPNPMTRSASPPTTKLAVPSAPNSLTPQPLAPATEPPVEASTSPEVTEPVDSTTASPTPTPSTTPSPATTTPPSLSATPSTTKPKATTTTPAPATTTPTTTGKPKSSTSVTPNSPAAGATTPAPSTPSGELWDRTSGPATPRTPFPTSTRP, from the coding sequence ATGCGTAGTTCTGATTTCGGAAATGATCAGCCGGCCTTGGACGAGGTGGCCGGCACTGACCTGCTCCTCGACGCGCTGGCGGCGCGCACTGAGGTCGCATTCGGCGATCCCGCCGGGTTCGAAGACGAGGCGTTGACGGCACTGCTGGGCGAATGGCGCGACGATCTGCGCTGGCCGCCGGCCAGTGCGCTGGTGTCGCAGGACGAAGCAGAGGACGCGCTGCGCGCCGGGATGATGGACGGCAACCGCGGACGCCGCGGCCTGGCCGCGGTGGGTTCGGTGGCCGCGACCCTGCTGTTGCTCAGCGGGTTCGGTGCGGTGGTGGGCGACGCCCGGCCAGGTGACCTGTTGTACGGCCTGCACGCCATGATGTTCAACGAACCGAGGGTCAGCGACGACCAGATCATGTTGTCTGCCAAGGCCGATCTGGCCAAGGTGGAGCAGATGATCGCCCAAGGCCAATGGGACCAGGCGCAGACCCAGCTGGCGGAGGTCAGCAGCACGCTGCAGGCGGTCAACGACGGCGGCCGCCGGCAGGGCTTGCTCGACGAGGTGAACCAGCTCAACACCAAGGTGGAAAAGCGCGATCCCAATCCCATGACGCGGTCCGCCTCGCCGCCCACCACCAAGTTGGCAGTCCCCAGTGCCCCGAACTCACTGACCCCGCAGCCGCTGGCCCCTGCCACCGAACCGCCGGTCGAGGCGTCGACATCCCCGGAGGTGACGGAACCGGTGGATTCCACCACCGCGTCGCCGACGCCGACTCCCAGCACCACGCCTTCGCCGGCCACCACCACGCCGCCCAGCCTGTCCGCGACTCCGTCGACCACCAAGCCCAAGGCGACGACCACCACGCCGGCACCGGCGACCACCACCCCGACCACCACGGGCAAGCCCAAATCCAGCACCTCGGTCACGCCCAACTCGCCGGCGGCGGGAGCCACTACACCTGCGCCGTCGACTCCGTCGGGGGAGTTGTGGGACAGGACGTCAGGACCGGCTACTCCGAGAACACCGTTCCCGACCAGCACCCGGCCTTAG
- a CDS encoding DUF5319 domain-containing protein yields MRDHLPPGLPPDPFADDPMDPSAALEAVEPGQPLDQQERMAVEADLADLAVYEALLAHRGIRGLVVCCDECQQDHYHDWDMLRANLLQLLIDGTVRPHEPAYDPEPDAYVTWDYCRGYADASLNEATSDADGFRRHL; encoded by the coding sequence GTGCGTGACCACCTCCCGCCGGGTTTGCCGCCCGATCCCTTCGCCGACGACCCAATGGACCCGTCGGCCGCTCTGGAGGCCGTCGAGCCGGGCCAGCCACTGGATCAGCAGGAACGGATGGCCGTCGAAGCGGACCTGGCGGACTTGGCGGTATACGAGGCGCTGTTGGCGCACCGCGGGATCCGCGGCCTGGTGGTCTGCTGCGACGAGTGTCAGCAGGACCACTACCACGACTGGGACATGCTGCGGGCGAACCTGCTGCAGCTGCTCATCGACGGCACCGTGCGTCCGCACGAGCCGGCCTATGACCCCGAGCCGGACGCCTACGTCACGTGGGACTACTGCCGCGGGTACGCCGACGCCTCGCTCAACGAAGCGACGTCAGACGCGGACGGGTTCCGCCGCCACCTCTGA
- a CDS encoding IS110 family transposase — translation MKVQRTSVGLDVHARSVVACALDGDTGEVFERRLTPDRGEILAWLGDLPGPVAVTYEAGPTGFGLARAVDAAGIACVVAAPSKLIRPAGDRVKTDARDAAHLARLLHLGQITEVTIPSVEQEAARDLVRAREDCRGDLMTARHRLSKLLLRQGIVYSGGKTWIREHERWLRAQRFDNPALQLSYDTAFEAMLSCVDRRNRLDEAIAAMASDSEFTAVARRLGCIRGIATLTGFGLAVEIGDWNRLTGRSIGAYLGLVPSEYSSGATRAQGGVTKTGNGHARRLLVEAAWHHRTPYRLSETLRRRWELAPAAAVARGQAANRRLHDRWLRFDERKKRSVIANVAVARELAGWCWSMAVLPD, via the coding sequence GTGAAGGTTCAGCGTACGAGTGTTGGTCTGGATGTGCACGCGCGATCGGTGGTGGCGTGTGCTTTGGACGGTGATACCGGTGAGGTTTTCGAGCGCAGGTTGACCCCGGATCGCGGTGAGATCCTCGCGTGGTTGGGTGATCTGCCGGGTCCTGTTGCGGTGACGTATGAGGCGGGCCCGACGGGATTCGGGTTGGCTCGGGCGGTGGATGCGGCGGGCATCGCCTGTGTGGTGGCCGCGCCATCGAAGTTGATCCGCCCGGCTGGCGATCGGGTCAAGACCGATGCCCGTGATGCGGCGCATCTGGCTCGGTTGCTGCATCTGGGTCAGATCACCGAAGTGACGATTCCTAGTGTGGAGCAGGAAGCGGCGCGTGATCTGGTGCGGGCCCGCGAGGACTGCCGCGGGGATCTGATGACTGCACGGCACCGGTTGTCGAAACTCTTGCTGCGCCAGGGCATTGTCTATTCCGGCGGAAAGACCTGGATCCGCGAGCATGAGCGGTGGTTGCGTGCCCAGCGGTTCGACAACCCGGCGCTGCAGCTGAGCTATGACACCGCGTTCGAGGCGATGCTGTCCTGCGTGGACCGTCGTAACCGTCTTGACGAGGCGATCGCGGCGATGGCGAGCGACAGTGAGTTCACCGCGGTCGCACGTCGGCTGGGTTGTATCCGCGGGATCGCAACGTTGACCGGATTCGGGTTGGCTGTCGAGATTGGTGACTGGAATCGTCTGACCGGCCGCAGCATCGGGGCGTATCTGGGGCTGGTGCCCTCGGAGTATTCCTCGGGAGCAACACGTGCCCAAGGTGGGGTAACCAAGACCGGCAACGGCCATGCTCGGCGACTGCTGGTAGAGGCGGCCTGGCATCACCGCACCCCGTATCGGCTCAGCGAAACTCTGCGTCGTCGATGGGAATTGGCGCCAGCCGCGGCTGTGGCTCGTGGCCAAGCCGCTAATCGGCGCTTACACGACCGCTGGCTGAGGTTCGACGAACGTAAGAAACGCTCGGTGATCGCCAACGTCGCTGTCGCCCGTGAACTGGCCGGCTGGTGCTGGTCTATGGCGGTCCTTCCGGACTGA
- the guaB gene encoding IMP dehydrogenase — MSRGMSGLEDSSDLVGSPYVRVGGLSEDPVPTGGDDPHKIAMLGLTFDDVLLLPAASDVVPATADTSSQLTKRVRLKVPLVSSAMDTVTESRMAIAMARAGGMGVLHRNLPVAEQAGQVEMVKRSEAGMVTDPVTCRPDNTLAQVDALCARFRISGLPVVDDDGALVGIITNRDMRFEVDQNRQVAEVMTKSPLITAQEGVSASAALGLLRRNKIEKLPIVDGHGRLTGLITVKDFVKTEQHPLATKDSDGRLLVGAAVGVGGDAWVRAMMLVDAGVDVLIVDTAHAHNRLVLDMVNKLKLEVGDRVDVVGGNVATRSAAAALVDAGADAVKVGVGPGSICTTRVVAGVGAPQITAILEAVAVCRPAGVPVIADGGLQYSGDIAKALAAGASAAMLGSLLAGTAEAPGELIFVNGKQYKSYRGMGSLGAMQGRGGAKSYSKDRYFADDALSEDKLVPEGIEGRVPFRGPLGSVIHQLTGGLRAAMGYTGSPTIEVLQQAQFVRITPAGLKESHPHDVAMTVEAPNYYAR, encoded by the coding sequence ATGTCCCGTGGCATGTCCGGCCTCGAAGACAGCTCCGACCTGGTCGGCAGCCCGTACGTGCGCGTGGGCGGCCTCTCCGAGGACCCGGTGCCGACCGGAGGCGACGACCCGCACAAGATCGCGATGCTGGGCCTGACCTTCGACGATGTGCTGCTGCTGCCCGCGGCCTCCGACGTGGTGCCGGCCACCGCGGACACCTCCAGTCAGCTCACTAAGCGGGTACGCCTGAAGGTGCCGCTGGTGAGTTCGGCGATGGACACCGTCACCGAGTCCCGGATGGCCATCGCGATGGCGCGCGCTGGCGGCATGGGCGTGCTGCACCGCAACCTGCCGGTGGCCGAGCAGGCCGGCCAGGTGGAGATGGTGAAGCGCTCGGAGGCCGGCATGGTCACCGATCCGGTCACCTGCCGTCCGGACAACACGCTGGCCCAGGTAGACGCGCTGTGCGCCCGGTTCCGGATCTCCGGTCTTCCCGTCGTCGACGACGACGGCGCGCTGGTCGGCATCATCACCAACCGCGACATGCGGTTCGAGGTCGACCAGAACCGCCAGGTCGCCGAGGTGATGACCAAGTCGCCGCTGATCACAGCGCAGGAGGGTGTCAGCGCGTCGGCGGCGCTGGGTCTGTTGCGCCGCAACAAGATCGAGAAGCTGCCCATCGTGGACGGGCACGGCCGGCTGACCGGCCTGATCACCGTCAAGGACTTCGTCAAGACCGAACAGCACCCGCTGGCCACTAAGGACAGCGACGGCCGGTTGCTGGTGGGAGCGGCCGTCGGCGTCGGCGGTGACGCCTGGGTGCGCGCGATGATGCTGGTCGACGCCGGGGTGGACGTGCTGATCGTCGACACCGCCCACGCGCACAACCGTCTGGTGCTCGACATGGTCAACAAGCTCAAGCTCGAGGTGGGCGACCGGGTCGACGTCGTGGGCGGCAATGTCGCGACCCGCTCGGCCGCGGCAGCCTTGGTCGACGCCGGCGCCGACGCAGTGAAGGTGGGCGTCGGGCCCGGTTCGATCTGCACCACCCGGGTGGTCGCCGGTGTCGGCGCACCGCAGATCACGGCGATTCTCGAGGCCGTCGCGGTGTGCCGGCCCGCGGGTGTGCCGGTGATCGCCGACGGTGGCTTGCAGTACTCCGGCGACATCGCCAAGGCGCTGGCCGCGGGTGCGTCGGCGGCCATGCTCGGTTCGCTGCTGGCCGGTACCGCCGAAGCGCCCGGTGAGCTGATCTTCGTCAACGGCAAGCAGTACAAGAGTTACCGGGGCATGGGGTCGCTGGGCGCCATGCAGGGCAGAGGCGGTGCCAAGTCTTACTCCAAGGACCGCTATTTCGCCGACGACGCGCTCTCCGAGGACAAGCTGGTACCCGAAGGCATCGAAGGCCGCGTGCCGTTCCGCGGCCCGCTCGGTTCGGTGATCCACCAACTGACCGGTGGTCTGCGCGCGGCGATGGGGTACACCGGCTCGCCCACGATCGAGGTGCTGCAGCAGGCGCAGTTCGTCCGGATCACACCCGCCGGTCTCAAGGAAAGCCACCCCCACGACGTCGCGATGACCGTCGAAGCACCGAACTACTACGCGCGCTGA
- a CDS encoding GuaB3 family IMP dehydrogenase-related protein: protein MVEIGMGRSARRTYELSEINIVPSRRTRSSQDVSTAWQLDAYRFEIPLLAHPTDALVSPEFAIEFGRLGGLAVLNGEGLIGRHADVQGKIAQLIEAATKEPEPSAAIRLLQELHAAPLNPELLGAAVARIREAGVTTAVRLSPQNAQALTPVLLQAGVDLLVIQGTIVSAERVASDGEPLNLKTFISELDIPVVAGGVQDHRTALHLMRTGAAGVIVGYGSTRGVTTTDEVLGISVAMATAIADAAAARREYLDETGGRYVHVLADGDIHTSGELAKAIACGADAVMLGTPLAESAEALGDGWFWPSAAAHPSLPRGALLQIAVGERPPLQRVLNGPSDDPFGTLNLVGGLRRAMAKAGYCDLKEFQKVGLTVAS, encoded by the coding sequence ATGGTTGAGATCGGCATGGGCCGCAGCGCCCGTCGTACCTATGAACTCAGCGAGATCAACATCGTGCCGTCGCGGCGCACCCGCTCGTCGCAGGATGTGTCGACGGCGTGGCAGCTGGACGCCTACCGGTTCGAGATCCCGCTGTTGGCCCACCCGACCGACGCCCTGGTGTCCCCGGAGTTCGCCATCGAATTCGGCCGGCTCGGCGGGCTGGCGGTGCTCAACGGCGAAGGGCTGATCGGCCGGCACGCCGATGTGCAGGGCAAGATCGCCCAGCTCATCGAGGCTGCGACCAAGGAGCCCGAGCCGTCGGCCGCGATCCGGCTGCTGCAGGAGTTGCACGCGGCTCCGCTCAACCCTGAGCTGCTCGGCGCGGCGGTGGCCCGGATCCGCGAGGCCGGCGTGACGACCGCGGTACGGCTCAGCCCGCAGAACGCTCAGGCGCTCACCCCGGTGCTGCTGCAGGCCGGCGTGGATCTGCTGGTCATCCAGGGCACCATCGTCTCGGCCGAGCGGGTCGCCAGCGACGGCGAGCCGCTGAACCTCAAGACCTTCATCTCCGAGCTGGACATCCCGGTCGTCGCGGGCGGCGTGCAGGACCACCGCACCGCGCTGCACCTGATGCGGACCGGCGCGGCCGGCGTGATCGTCGGCTACGGCTCCACCCGGGGCGTGACCACCACCGACGAGGTGCTGGGCATCAGCGTGGCGATGGCCACCGCGATCGCCGACGCCGCGGCCGCACGGCGTGAGTATCTCGACGAAACCGGCGGCCGCTACGTGCACGTGCTGGCCGACGGCGACATTCACACCTCCGGCGAGCTGGCCAAGGCCATCGCGTGCGGCGCCGATGCGGTGATGCTCGGCACGCCGCTGGCCGAGTCCGCCGAGGCGCTGGGCGACGGCTGGTTCTGGCCGTCGGCCGCCGCGCACCCGTCATTGCCCCGCGGGGCACTGCTGCAGATCGCGGTCGGCGAGCGCCCGCCGCTGCAGCGCGTTCTCAACGGGCCGTCCGACGACCCGTTCGGCACCTTGAACCTGGTCGGCGGCCTGCGCCGGGCGATGGCCAAGGCCGGATACTGCGACCTCAAAGAGTTCCAGAAGGTCGGTCTGACGGTCGCCAGCTGA
- a CDS encoding GMC oxidoreductase, with amino-acid sequence MKPDFDVLIIGSGFGGSVSALRLTEKGYRVGVLEAGRRYADKDFAKTSWDLRKFLWAPKLGCYGIQRIHPLKNVMILAGAGVGGGSLNYANTLYIPPDPFFNDQQWKHITDWRDELMPHYQQAQRMLGVVYNPTFTDADRIFKEVADEMGCGDTWVPTPVGVFFGPDGKQTPGQTVPDPYFGGAGPARTGCMECGCCMTGCRHGAKNTLLKNYLALAESAGAQVIPMTTVKGFEQRADGLWEVKTVRTGSWVRRDRHTYTASHLILAAGTWGTQHLLFNMRDAGKLPKLSEKLGVLTRTNSESIVGAATLKVDPKLDLTHGVAITSSIHPTSDTHVEPVRYGKGSNAMGLLQTLMTDGAGPQGTDVPRWRQLLNQARANPRLMLRMLYPRQWSERTTIALVMQHLDNSITTFTKRGKLGIRWFSSKQGHGEPNPSWIPVGNEVTRRIAEKIDGVAGGTWGELFNIPLTAHFLGGAAIGDSPSNGVIDPYHRVYGYPTLFVVDGAAISANLGVNPSLSIAAQAERAASLWPNKGQNDERPLQGDAYRRLDPIEPESPVVPADAPGALRWLPIDPVSKTKTG; translated from the coding sequence ATGAAACCGGACTTTGACGTCTTGATTATCGGTTCAGGCTTCGGCGGCAGCGTGAGCGCGCTGCGCCTCACGGAAAAGGGATACCGGGTCGGAGTGCTCGAAGCCGGCCGCCGGTACGCCGACAAGGATTTCGCCAAAACCTCCTGGGACCTGCGCAAGTTCCTCTGGGCCCCCAAATTGGGTTGCTACGGCATTCAGCGCATCCACCCGCTCAAGAACGTCATGATCCTGGCCGGGGCGGGCGTCGGCGGCGGCTCGCTGAACTACGCGAACACGCTGTACATCCCGCCGGACCCGTTCTTCAACGACCAGCAGTGGAAGCACATCACCGACTGGCGTGACGAGCTGATGCCGCACTACCAGCAGGCCCAGCGGATGCTGGGTGTGGTCTACAACCCGACCTTCACCGACGCCGACCGCATCTTCAAGGAGGTCGCCGACGAGATGGGCTGCGGCGACACCTGGGTGCCCACCCCCGTCGGGGTGTTCTTCGGCCCCGACGGCAAACAGACACCGGGCCAAACGGTGCCCGACCCCTATTTCGGTGGCGCCGGACCGGCGCGCACCGGCTGCATGGAATGCGGATGCTGCATGACGGGTTGCCGGCACGGCGCCAAGAACACGCTACTGAAGAATTATCTGGCTCTCGCGGAATCCGCTGGTGCACAAGTGATTCCGATGACAACCGTCAAGGGGTTCGAGCAGCGCGCCGACGGCCTGTGGGAGGTCAAGACGGTCCGCACCGGCAGCTGGGTGCGCCGCGACCGGCACACCTACACCGCCTCGCACCTCATCCTGGCCGCCGGCACCTGGGGCACCCAGCACCTGCTGTTCAACATGCGGGACGCCGGAAAGCTGCCCAAGCTGTCCGAAAAGCTGGGCGTGCTGACCCGGACCAACTCCGAATCGATCGTCGGCGCCGCGACGTTGAAGGTGGATCCCAAGCTGGACCTGACCCACGGGGTCGCGATCACGTCGTCGATCCACCCGACGAGCGACACCCACGTCGAGCCGGTCCGCTACGGCAAGGGCTCCAACGCGATGGGGCTGCTGCAGACGCTGATGACCGACGGCGCCGGACCGCAGGGCACCGACGTGCCGCGCTGGCGGCAACTGCTGAATCAGGCCCGCGCGAATCCCCGGCTGATGTTGCGGATGCTCTACCCCAGGCAGTGGAGCGAGCGCACCACGATCGCGCTGGTGATGCAGCACCTGGACAACTCGATCACCACGTTCACCAAGCGGGGCAAGCTCGGCATCCGCTGGTTCTCCAGCAAGCAGGGCCACGGCGAGCCGAACCCGAGCTGGATCCCGGTGGGCAACGAGGTCACCCGCCGCATCGCGGAGAAGATCGACGGCGTGGCGGGCGGCACCTGGGGCGAGCTGTTCAACATTCCGCTGACCGCCCACTTCCTCGGTGGCGCGGCGATCGGCGACAGCCCGTCCAACGGCGTCATCGACCCCTACCACCGCGTCTACGGCTACCCGACGTTGTTCGTCGTCGACGGCGCGGCCATCTCTGCCAACCTCGGCGTCAACCCCTCGCTGTCCATCGCGGCGCAGGCCGAGCGCGCGGCGTCGCTCTGGCCCAACAAGGGCCAGAACGACGAGCGGCCGCTGCAGGGAGACGCCTACCGGAGGCTGGACCCGATCGAACCGGAGAGCCCGGTGGTGCCCGCCGACGCGCCCGGCGCGCTGCGGTGGCTACCGATCGACCCGGTCAGCAAGACCAAGACCGGCTGA
- a CDS encoding TauD/TfdA dioxygenase family protein, which yields MTNLIAVQKLGSRIGAEINGVRLGGDLSPAVVEQIRAALLTHKVIFFRDQHHLDDREQLAFAGLLGTPIGHPAAASLAPDAPVITPINSEFGKANRWHTDVTFAANYPAASILRAVTLPSYGGSTLWANTATAYAELPEPLKCLADNLWALHTNRYDYVQSELQQMTDLQRAFRQAFEKTDFQTEHPVVRVHPETGERTLVAGDFVRGLIGLDSRESSALFELLQNRITLPENTIRWNWQPGDVAIWDNRATQHRAVDDYDDQYRLMNRVTLMGDVPVDVHGQRSRVVSGAPLALVS from the coding sequence ATGACAAACCTGATAGCAGTCCAGAAACTGGGCAGCCGCATCGGCGCGGAGATCAACGGCGTTCGCCTGGGCGGAGACCTCTCCCCCGCGGTCGTGGAGCAGATCCGCGCCGCGCTGTTGACCCACAAGGTGATCTTCTTCCGCGATCAGCATCACCTCGACGACCGGGAGCAGCTCGCGTTCGCCGGGCTGCTCGGCACTCCGATCGGCCACCCGGCCGCCGCCTCGCTGGCACCGGACGCCCCGGTCATCACCCCGATCAACTCCGAGTTCGGCAAGGCCAACCGCTGGCACACCGACGTCACGTTTGCCGCCAACTACCCGGCCGCCTCGATCCTGCGGGCGGTCACGCTGCCCAGTTACGGCGGTTCGACGCTGTGGGCCAACACCGCGACGGCCTACGCCGAGTTGCCCGAACCACTGAAGTGTCTGGCCGACAATCTGTGGGCGCTGCACACCAACCGCTACGACTACGTCCAGAGCGAGCTCCAGCAGATGACCGACCTGCAGCGCGCGTTCCGGCAGGCCTTCGAGAAGACCGACTTCCAGACCGAGCATCCGGTGGTGCGGGTCCACCCCGAGACAGGCGAACGAACCCTGGTCGCCGGTGACTTCGTGCGGGGCCTTATCGGCCTGGACAGCCGGGAATCCAGCGCGCTGTTCGAGTTGCTGCAGAACCGAATCACCCTGCCGGAGAACACCATCCGATGGAACTGGCAGCCCGGTGACGTGGCCATCTGGGACAACCGGGCCACCCAGCACCGAGCCGTCGACGACTACGACGACCAGTACCGGCTGATGAACCGGGTCACGCTGATGGGCGACGTGCCCGTGGACGTGCACGGACAACGCAGCCGGGTGGTCAGCGGGGCGCCGCTGGCTCTAGTCAGCTGA
- a CDS encoding TauD/TfdA dioxygenase family protein, translating to MTQAVTVTKLSSRIGARLDGVHLGGDLDQGAVDEIHQALLTHKVIFFRGQHHLDDDGQLAFAELLGTPVGHPAAAAFGAKGPIITPINSEWGKATAWHTDMTFAANPPAASILRAVTLPAYGGTTLWANTAAAYDGLPGPLKDLVENLWGLHTNKFDYAVSEADLESLTDAQRAMVTGFQQPDFRTEHPVLRVHPETGENTLLLGNFVRSFAGLDPHDSDVLFELLQRRITQPENTIRWSWEPGDVAIWDNRATQHRAVDDYDNQHRLMHRVTLLGDVPVNARGERSRVISGAPLAVA from the coding sequence CCTGGACCAGGGCGCCGTCGATGAAATCCACCAGGCGTTGCTGACCCACAAGGTCATCTTCTTCCGCGGCCAGCACCACCTCGACGACGACGGACAACTGGCGTTCGCCGAACTGTTGGGCACCCCGGTCGGCCACCCGGCCGCGGCAGCGTTCGGCGCCAAGGGCCCGATCATCACGCCGATCAACTCCGAGTGGGGTAAGGCCACGGCCTGGCACACCGACATGACGTTCGCCGCCAACCCGCCGGCGGCCTCGATCCTGCGCGCGGTCACCCTTCCCGCTTACGGCGGTACCACCCTGTGGGCGAACACCGCTGCCGCCTACGACGGCCTGCCCGGGCCGCTCAAGGATCTCGTCGAGAACCTGTGGGGGCTGCACACCAACAAGTTCGACTACGCGGTCAGCGAGGCCGACCTGGAATCGCTGACCGACGCCCAGCGGGCCATGGTTACCGGGTTTCAGCAGCCGGACTTCCGCACCGAACATCCGGTGCTGCGGGTGCACCCGGAGACCGGCGAAAACACCCTGCTGCTCGGCAACTTCGTGCGCAGCTTCGCCGGACTGGACCCGCATGACTCCGACGTCCTCTTCGAACTGTTGCAGCGTCGAATAACTCAGCCGGAGAACACAATTCGCTGGAGTTGGGAGCCGGGCGACGTGGCCATCTGGGACAACCGCGCCACCCAGCATCGCGCGGTCGACGACTACGACAACCAGCACCGGCTCATGCACCGCGTCACGCTGCTCGGCGACGTGCCGGTCAACGCCCGCGGTGAGCGCAGTCGGGTGATCAGCGGCGCCCCCCTTGCCGTGGCGTAG